The Desulfuromonadales bacterium sequence TCGCACCCCGAGGATTCCATGGCCGCGACCATCGCCGCGTTGGAGGAGAACTTGCCGGTGCCGACCAACAGGCGCGATTTGAAGCGCCGGCCGGCGATGATCAATGGATCCATAGTTGGTCCCTTTTGTGTTGTAAGGGCGGGCATCAAACCCGCCCAGGGCAGATCGAAGGACTGGCCCGACGATGAAGAATTCTAACCTCCGCCGACGAACTGGACGATCTCCAGGGTGTCGCCGTCGGTCAGTTCCTGTTCGGCGAACCTGGCGCGCGGAAGTATCTCTCGGTTCAGTTCCACAGCCACACGGGCGGCGTCGAGTTTGAGGGATTCGAGCAGGGCCGCGACGGTGGTCGGGGCGTCGAGCGCTTTCGGTTTGCCGTTGACGGTGATGGTCATCTGTTCCGTTCCAGTGTTGGCTTTTGTAGGGGTGCCCCTTGTGGGTGACCTGGGCAGCCGCGAGACCTGACCCTGTGTTCACCCCGGCTCTTCGCCGAGCAGCAGCCGCAGCACGGCGTTGGCCTGGTGATGGGCGGCGATTCCCACCCGCGGCGCCATCAACCCCTCGCCGGGGCGGGCGGCGGTTTCGCCGTCGCCGACCAGGTAGAAGTTGCGCCCCGCCCGGCGGGTCGTCACCGTGTTCGAGGGGGCGAAGCCGGCCAGGCCCGAAGCGGCGACCAGCGGCTTGCCGGGGCAGCGGCCGAGAAAGG is a genomic window containing:
- the thiS gene encoding sulfur carrier protein ThiS — translated: MTITVNGKPKALDAPTTVAALLESLKLDAARVAVELNREILPRARFAEQELTDGDTLEIVQFVGGG
- a CDS encoding sulfur carrier protein ThiS adenylyltransferase ThiF (catalyzes the adenylation of ThiS which is involved in the formation of 5-methyl-4-(beta-hydroxyethyl)thiazole phosphate); protein product: FLGRCPGKPLVAASGLAGFAPSNTVTTRRAGRNFYLVGDGETAARPGEGLMAPRVGIAAHHQANAVLRLLLGEEPG